In [Leptolyngbya] sp. PCC 7376, a genomic segment contains:
- a CDS encoding heavy metal-responsive transcriptional regulator, translated as MPSEIAQLKIGEVAKLSALPVKTIRYYANLGLLSAVMGRSPKGYRLFASTVLNRLAFIKRAQSLGLSLQEIGDILSIHDGGALPCGVVKQQLQDKLADINAQITELVTLRAELQGILSGWQDFPEQNGNRPTICPNLQK; from the coding sequence GTGCCGTCAGAAATAGCTCAGTTAAAAATTGGTGAAGTTGCAAAATTAAGTGCGCTGCCTGTTAAAACGATTCGTTACTATGCGAATCTTGGTTTGCTCTCAGCGGTGATGGGGCGATCGCCAAAAGGTTATCGATTGTTTGCTTCGACAGTATTAAATCGCTTAGCTTTTATCAAACGCGCCCAGTCATTAGGATTAAGTCTCCAGGAAATTGGTGACATTTTATCGATTCATGATGGCGGCGCTTTACCCTGTGGTGTGGTGAAACAGCAGCTCCAGGATAAATTAGCTGATATCAATGCTCAAATTACTGAACTGGTTACCCTGAGGGCAGAGTTACAAGGTATTCTGTCAGGTTGGCAGGATTTTCCGGAGCAGAACGGCAATCGGCCAACCATCTGCCCCAACTTACAAAAATGA